Proteins from a genomic interval of Sphingobacterium sp. SYP-B4668:
- a CDS encoding glutamate synthase subunit beta: MGKATGFLEYDRALPKKEAAENRKQHYQEFVQSYSDTQLNEQAARCMNCGIPFCHSGCPLGNVIPEFNDAVYDGRWEDAYNILVSTNNFPEFTGRICPAPCESACVLGINKSPVSIEEIEKHIIEIAFKKKYVKPNKSFLKTGKRVAVVGSGPAGLAAAAQLNKAGHDVVVYERDDKVGGLLRYGIPDFKLDKSIIDRRVDVMKESGIEFRTNSEVGKNIPVSELQEYDAVVLSGGSTIPRDLAIPGRHLKGVHYAMEFLKQQNKRVGESAIEVEEITATGKNVLVIGGGDTGSDCVGTSNRHGAKSITQFELMPQPPASRSAAMPWPTYPMLLKTTTSHDEGCQRHWSISTKEFLGDEQGNLRAALVVDLEWETDALGRPTKFKEVEGSQRELPCELVTLAMGFLHPQQEGLLEQLKVSLDPRGNVLANEGEYKTSSDKIFAAGDMRRGQSLVVWAISEGRECARQVDKFLMGYSNLESKEAVYEYA, encoded by the coding sequence ATGGGAAAAGCAACAGGATTTTTAGAATATGATAGAGCACTTCCTAAAAAGGAAGCAGCAGAAAATAGAAAACAACATTATCAGGAATTTGTTCAGAGCTATTCTGATACACAACTTAATGAACAAGCGGCGCGATGCATGAATTGTGGAATACCTTTCTGCCATTCGGGTTGTCCGCTTGGCAATGTCATTCCAGAATTCAATGATGCAGTTTATGATGGTAGATGGGAAGATGCCTACAACATTTTGGTATCGACCAACAACTTTCCTGAATTTACGGGAAGAATCTGTCCTGCACCATGCGAATCCGCATGTGTACTTGGCATCAACAAATCCCCAGTATCAATTGAGGAAATCGAAAAACATATTATTGAGATAGCTTTTAAGAAGAAATATGTAAAGCCCAATAAGAGCTTTTTAAAAACTGGCAAGCGCGTGGCTGTCGTAGGTTCGGGCCCAGCAGGTCTTGCCGCCGCCGCCCAGCTAAACAAGGCGGGGCATGATGTTGTTGTCTACGAAAGAGACGACAAAGTGGGGGGGCTGCTGCGCTACGGTATCCCAGATTTCAAATTGGACAAATCTATCATTGATAGACGGGTAGACGTCATGAAAGAGTCAGGGATAGAATTCCGCACCAATAGTGAAGTAGGCAAAAATATCCCTGTCAGCGAGTTACAGGAGTATGATGCTGTCGTGCTCTCTGGTGGATCTACAATACCTCGGGACCTTGCCATTCCAGGACGTCACTTAAAGGGGGTTCACTACGCCATGGAGTTTTTAAAACAACAGAATAAGCGCGTAGGAGAATCAGCTATTGAGGTCGAAGAAATCACAGCTACAGGCAAAAATGTACTGGTCATCGGTGGCGGTGATACTGGATCTGACTGCGTTGGAACGTCCAACCGCCACGGAGCGAAATCAATCACACAGTTTGAACTCATGCCACAGCCACCAGCTTCGCGATCAGCGGCCATGCCTTGGCCTACCTATCCCATGTTGCTCAAGACTACAACATCTCACGATGAGGGTTGTCAACGTCATTGGAGCATCAGTACCAAAGAGTTTTTGGGTGATGAACAAGGAAATCTAAGAGCAGCACTAGTTGTAGATTTGGAATGGGAAACAGATGCATTGGGAAGACCTACAAAATTCAAAGAGGTAGAAGGTTCACAAAGAGAATTGCCTTGTGAACTTGTCACGCTAGCAATGGGTTTTCTACACCCGCAGCAAGAAGGTTTACTGGAGCAATTGAAAGTAAGCCTAGACCCTCGCGGCAATGTTCTTGCCAACGAAGGTGAGTATAAAACTTCTTCAGATAAAATTTTCGCTGCAGGAGATATGAGAAGGGGCCAATCCCTAGTCGTATGGGCCATATCGGAAGGTCGCGAGTGCGCACGCCAAGTGGACAAATTCCTGATGGGATATTCCAATTTGGAAAGCAAGGAAGCAGTATACGAGTACGCTTAA
- a CDS encoding DMT family transporter encodes MISFFKNNQNVLILHLTVLIWGFTGILGNLISVSAIHLVWYRVLIAALSLLVYFLFKKQSIAVSKIDFIKFFMTGAVVGLHWVLFFYSIKVSTVSVTLVTLSSLTLYTAILEPILYKRRIAGLEIVVGLIIILGIYTIFQFETQYLMGILSGLACAFCASIFSILNSKMVKSASATIITFYEMLGAFFWISVFMLFSGDFNSQLALGVQDSLYLLLLGVVCTAVAYVLGVAVMKELTAFTVALTTNLEPVYGILLAVLIFGQQETMSVGFYMGSAIVLGAVFLYPYIKTKIERRQKELLIRKLH; translated from the coding sequence ATGATATCTTTTTTTAAAAACAACCAGAATGTCCTCATTCTGCATTTGACGGTTTTAATCTGGGGATTCACAGGTATATTAGGCAATTTGATTTCTGTCTCCGCTATTCATTTAGTTTGGTATAGGGTCTTGATAGCAGCGCTTTCTTTATTGGTCTATTTTCTATTCAAAAAACAAAGTATAGCTGTTAGTAAAATCGATTTTATTAAATTCTTCATGACCGGCGCGGTCGTGGGGTTGCATTGGGTATTATTCTTTTATTCGATAAAGGTATCTACCGTTTCGGTAACATTGGTCACCTTGTCATCTTTAACATTATATACCGCTATTTTGGAACCAATCCTGTATAAGAGAAGGATTGCAGGTTTGGAGATTGTGGTGGGACTTATTATTATTCTAGGTATTTATACGATATTTCAGTTTGAGACGCAATATTTGATGGGGATATTAAGTGGGTTGGCTTGCGCCTTTTGCGCGAGTATCTTCTCGATCCTGAATAGTAAAATGGTCAAATCGGCTAGTGCGACAATCATCACTTTTTATGAAATGTTGGGCGCTTTCTTTTGGATCAGTGTATTTATGCTTTTCTCGGGCGATTTCAATAGTCAACTGGCTCTTGGTGTACAGGATTCGCTTTATTTGCTGCTCCTAGGTGTCGTATGTACGGCTGTAGCTTATGTGTTGGGAGTAGCAGTGATGAAAGAGCTTACAGCATTTACGGTGGCATTGACGACCAATTTAGAACCAGTATATGGTATTCTATTGGCAGTACTTATCTTTGGGCAGCAAGAGACGATGAGCGTAGGTTTTTATATGGGTTCAGCCATCGTATTGGGGGCGGTATTTTTATATCCTTATATCAAGACCAAAATAGAACGGCGTCAAAAAGAATTGCTCATTCGTAAGCTTCATTAG